From one Dermacentor silvarum isolate Dsil-2018 chromosome 3, BIME_Dsil_1.4, whole genome shotgun sequence genomic stretch:
- the LOC125944358 gene encoding protein FAM200A-like — protein sequence MGKHATARRMFRQQWLEDPKLKDWIAPAESGQAFARCKVCSCEVRAHYADLTKHAETRKHRTRVAPSDQHRLRDVLAPALAFDEEQKRCALKIALFTACHMPIRCVDELSDLLKGELKFDLVMHRTKCTALIIGVLAPYFAEYLQKDISKQPYSLLVDESTDVSVRKLVCVSVRYYSATAKKITTTFLHLVETEDGKADTIYNAVQWALRDSELDPKHCIGLATDGANAMCGRNNSLWKKMRDDNPSITLVKCACHSLDLVASKAMEAMPASLEFMIHETHNYFAHSSSRQAVYRSLYSDSNTMHEKNEPLKILSPSATRWLAIADCIERILAQYDVLKKHFASVPDKAYSVRLLKEMYHDERNRAYLLFLEPLLTDLKRVNKLFQGEDVDPLGVFEELQKLYKRLVARILKPSVLRHHDEVSICDIDLMNLESIFLGLDDVGFWWQLH from the exons ATGGGCAAGCACGCCACTGCACGAAGGATGTTTCGGCAACAGTGGCTGGAGGACCCAAAGCTAAAAG ACTGGATTGCCCCTGCAGAAAGTGGCCAAGCCTTCGCACGGTGCAAGGTTTGCTCCTGTGAGGTACGGGCACACTACGCGGACCTGACTAAGCATGCCGAAACAAGAAAGCACCGCACAAGAGTGGCACCAAGCGACCAGCACCGGTTGCGAGATGTTCTCGCGCCTGCTCTTGCGTTTGACGAAGAACAAAAAAGATGCGCTCTTAAAATCGCTCTTTTCACAGCTTGCCACATGCCGATAAGATGTGTGGATGAGCTTTCAGATCTACTCAAAGGAGAGCTCAAGTTCGACCTCGTGATGCACCGAACAAAGTGCACAGCCCTAATCATTGGAGTCCTGGCACCATATTTCGCCGAATATCTACAGAAGGACATTTCAAAACAGCCTTATTCGCTGTTGGTCGATGAGTCGACCGACGTTTCAGTCAGAAAACTGGTATGTGTGTCTGTACGGTATTACAGTGCAACTGCGAAAAAAATAACCACTACTTTTTTGCACTTGGTGGAGACTGAAGATGGAAAAGCAGATACCATTTACAATGCAGTACAATGGGCACTCCGTGACAGTGAGCTAGATCCAAAACATTGCATTGGACTTGCAACGGATGGCGCAAACGCCATGTGCGGCCGCAATAACtctctatggaagaaaatgaggGACGATAACCCTTCGATTACACTTGTGAAGTGTGCGTGTCACTCATTGGACCTGGTTGCTTCTAAAGCGATGGAGGCGATGCCAGCGAGCCTAGAATTTATGATCCACGAAACCCACAATTACTTTGCACACAGCAGCTCACGGCAGGCTGTATACAGGAGTCTATACAGCGACAGCAATACAATGCACGAAAAGAATGAACCATTAAAGATTCTATCGCCCTCTGCCACAAGGTGGTTAGCGATTGCTGACTGTATCGAGAGAATACTAGCTCAATATGATGTCCTAAAGAAGCACTTTGCGTCTGTTCCTGACAAGGCGTACAGTGTACGCCTCCTTAAAGAAATGTATCATGACGAGAGGAACCGCGCATACCTTCTCTTTTTAGAGCCACTTCTTACTGACCTCAAGAGAGTGAACAAGCTTTTCCAAGGAGAAGATGTAGACCCGCTCGGCGTTTTCGAAGAGCTGCAAAAGCTTTACAAACGCCTTGTGGCAAGGATACTAAAGCCATCTGTGCTACGACATCATGATGAAGTGAGCATCTGCGACATTGACCTAATGAACCTTGAGTCAATCTTCCTAGGCCTAGATGACGTAGGATTTTGGTGGCAGCTTCACTGA